One window from the genome of Pseudalkalibacillus hwajinpoensis encodes:
- a CDS encoding DUF6843 domain-containing protein has product MYAIRLLVVVLIMLMAASCSSKATTVHHEKTDTVHLVPEGFEGKLIVIYNVESAPKLKQEKGFTVIPYSEDGMYLTSTEDMKYGAVTDEFYYVDQKDKRTEIDTSCTYLFPNSGITIEGRRLLYNAFYLTQSHCSEDFHGKGPENEGNRNIFASVEEKLKKEGILE; this is encoded by the coding sequence ATGTATGCGATCAGATTACTCGTCGTAGTTTTGATAATGTTGATGGCCGCTTCATGTTCGTCTAAGGCTACAACCGTTCATCATGAAAAAACAGATACCGTTCATTTAGTTCCTGAGGGGTTTGAAGGGAAATTGATCGTGATTTACAACGTGGAAAGCGCTCCAAAATTAAAACAAGAAAAAGGTTTTACAGTTATTCCTTATAGCGAAGACGGTATGTATTTAACTTCAACGGAAGATATGAAATACGGGGCAGTAACGGATGAATTCTATTACGTGGATCAAAAAGACAAGCGTACTGAAATTGATACAAGCTGTACGTATTTGTTCCCAAATAGCGGAATCACTATAGAAGGTCGCCGCCTCCTTTATAATGCTTTTTATTTAACACAGTCACACTGTAGTGAAGATTTTCATGGTAAAGGTCCTGAAAATGAAGGGAATCGAAACATTTTCGCTAGCGTAGAGGAGAAGTTAAAGAAAGAGGGGATTTTAGAGTAA
- a CDS encoding DUF4870 domain-containing protein codes for METGNNPEKMGQTPRKTSSGMEENVSGLLTYVLGFVTGIIFLLIEKENKFVRFHAMQSIVVFGTLFVASLVMNVIPIIGSLVSLLILPPLSLIVWIVLMVKAYQGQMYKLPIVGEFAEKQLEKIK; via the coding sequence GTGGAAACAGGGAATAACCCTGAAAAAATGGGCCAAACCCCTCGCAAAACATCGAGTGGTATGGAGGAAAATGTCTCAGGACTGTTGACCTATGTGCTGGGGTTCGTGACAGGTATTATTTTCTTGTTGATTGAAAAGGAAAACAAATTTGTGCGTTTTCATGCCATGCAGTCGATCGTTGTGTTCGGAACATTATTTGTCGCAAGTCTTGTTATGAATGTGATTCCAATTATAGGATCGCTTGTCTCTCTTCTTATATTGCCACCGCTAAGCTTAATTGTTTGGATTGTCTTGATGGTAAAAGCTTATCAGGGACAGATGTATAAGCTACCGATTGTAGGCGAATTTGCAGAGAAACAGCTAGAGAAAATCAAATAA
- a CDS encoding bifunctional glycosyltransferase/CDP-glycerol:glycerophosphate glycerophosphotransferase: protein MGQISVIVTVYNKEDYIEKCLDSLLQQTFQDIEIILINDASTDNSKGIIERYSDSRMTCYHLDKNVGVSKARNMGIEYASSEFIYFVDGDDYLAPYTLELLLNNIGEANFIGGSIFKAGKIAIPMEIGEDSYYLRRLSGGRKIKALRRRSATNLLLRKDFVDVQELRFDEQATFYTDLTFSIPAIVNTEEIPMITGVPTYLKGECYDPIDQPTLMLHSVEEKLPDLFYVYHKMKMSYTDTKSISRYLDLLLLNYYSKSITNKAVKNSNVLFDHFTALKNSLSLVAPGRIKRRNIIERREHRLLQKGKKEAVLKSMMFRVRLRQWRRSLRKKHLLMRQLYRTVLVKMPMKPKKVLLESFGGKGYSDSPRYIYEELLKSDHKYDYLWVYDKKKKDIPGNPKQVRRLSPAYYYHLATAKYWVSNARMPNFAIKRPETVYLQTWHGTPLKKLAADMKEVRMPGTTTEKYKRNFYNEAQKWDYLVSPNDYSTSIFRRAFKFGKEVLDVGYPRNDILYLEDEEKARRQQEIKAKLGIPADKKVILYAPTWRDDEFHGKGKYKFDLKLNLSEMQARLGDEYVIGLRMHYLIAEHIDTTGMSDFVYNLSDYGDIAELYLLSDILITDYSSVFFDFANLRRPILFFTYDIEKYRDSLRGFYMDFENEAPGPLLKTSDGVIDAIEHIEKIEATYQSNFDAFYDKYCHLDDGHASRKVINRVFEPEKAEM from the coding sequence ATGGGACAAATTAGTGTAATAGTAACCGTTTATAATAAAGAAGACTATATCGAAAAATGCCTTGATTCCCTATTGCAGCAGACTTTTCAGGATATAGAAATCATTCTGATTAACGATGCATCAACTGATAATAGTAAGGGAATTATTGAGCGTTACAGCGATTCGAGAATGACTTGCTATCATCTAGATAAAAATGTTGGTGTCTCAAAAGCGCGCAACATGGGGATCGAGTACGCTTCAAGCGAGTTTATCTATTTTGTTGACGGTGACGATTACCTGGCGCCATACACACTAGAGCTTCTCCTAAACAACATAGGAGAAGCAAACTTTATTGGTGGTTCTATTTTCAAAGCTGGAAAAATTGCTATTCCAATGGAAATCGGAGAAGATTCTTACTATTTGCGTAGATTAAGTGGTGGAAGAAAAATCAAAGCACTTCGTCGTAGGAGTGCTACTAACTTGTTGCTACGCAAAGACTTTGTGGACGTTCAAGAGCTTCGTTTTGATGAACAAGCTACCTTTTACACGGACCTTACCTTCTCTATTCCAGCAATAGTAAATACAGAGGAGATTCCTATGATTACAGGCGTCCCCACTTATTTAAAAGGGGAGTGCTATGATCCGATCGACCAGCCAACTCTCATGCTACATTCTGTAGAGGAGAAGTTGCCTGATTTATTTTATGTGTATCATAAAATGAAGATGTCGTACACTGATACGAAAAGCATTAGTCGCTATTTGGACCTTCTCTTGTTAAATTATTATTCAAAGAGCATAACTAATAAAGCCGTGAAGAACTCTAACGTTTTGTTTGATCATTTCACTGCTTTAAAGAACAGTCTCTCTTTAGTAGCACCTGGAAGGATTAAGAGACGGAATATCATCGAACGAAGAGAGCATCGTCTTCTACAAAAGGGGAAAAAAGAAGCCGTTCTGAAGTCAATGATGTTTCGAGTACGCTTAAGGCAGTGGCGTAGATCATTGAGGAAGAAACACTTACTCATGCGTCAGCTTTACCGAACGGTTCTTGTGAAAATGCCAATGAAACCGAAAAAAGTACTTCTTGAGAGCTTCGGTGGTAAGGGGTATTCAGATAGCCCTCGCTACATTTATGAAGAACTGTTAAAAAGCGATCATAAGTATGATTATTTATGGGTTTATGATAAAAAGAAAAAGGATATACCGGGGAATCCTAAGCAGGTGAGACGCTTAAGCCCCGCTTACTATTACCATCTTGCGACTGCCAAGTACTGGGTATCGAATGCCAGAATGCCAAACTTTGCGATTAAACGTCCTGAGACAGTTTATTTACAAACATGGCATGGTACACCGCTCAAAAAACTGGCAGCTGATATGAAAGAAGTACGTATGCCTGGCACGACAACAGAAAAATATAAGCGGAACTTTTACAATGAAGCCCAAAAATGGGACTATCTCGTTTCGCCAAATGATTATTCGACTTCTATTTTCAGAAGAGCCTTTAAGTTCGGGAAAGAAGTTCTTGATGTGGGCTATCCGAGAAACGATATCCTCTATCTTGAGGATGAAGAAAAAGCTAGACGTCAGCAGGAAATAAAGGCTAAACTTGGTATTCCTGCTGATAAAAAAGTCATTCTTTATGCCCCTACGTGGCGGGATGACGAGTTTCACGGTAAGGGGAAATATAAGTTTGATTTAAAGCTGAACCTTAGCGAAATGCAGGCACGTCTTGGTGACGAATATGTGATTGGTCTACGCATGCATTATTTAATTGCAGAGCATATTGATACGACTGGGATGAGCGATTTTGTATACAATTTATCTGACTACGGAGATATTGCGGAGCTTTATTTACTATCAGATATTCTGATTACTGATTATTCATCCGTGTTCTTTGATTTCGCAAATTTACGTCGTCCTATTTTATTTTTCACTTATGACATTGAAAAGTATCGCGATTCACTTCGCGGATTCTATATGGATTTTGAGAATGAAGCACCAGGTCCGCTTCTTAAAACGTCGGACGGTGTCATAGATGCGATAGAACATATCGAGAAAATAGAAGCTACCTATCAAAGCAATTTTGATGCATTCTATGATAAATATTGTCATCTTGATGATGGGCACGCTTCTAGAAAAGTAATTAATAGGGTATTTGAGCCTGAGAAAGCTGAAATGTAG
- the galU gene encoding UTP--glucose-1-phosphate uridylyltransferase GalU translates to MRVRKAIIPAAGLGTRFLPATKAQPKEMLPIVDKPTIQYIVEEAVAAGIEDIIIVSGRGKRAIEDHFDKSYELEETLIKKQKDKMLKEVQQISNLANIHYIRQKEPKGLGHAINCASRFIGNEPFAVLLGDDIVKSDQPCIGQLMDSYNRYRTSIVGVQQVADDAVSKYGIISPKGEQIDNGIIPIKSLVEKPSLEEAPSNYAILGRYILTPEIFSILENLPKGAGGEIQLTDAIKVLNEQQAVFAHEFEGQRYDVGDKFGFIKATVDFALNRPDLQKDVMNYLKQVVDQELTTNK, encoded by the coding sequence ATGAGAGTTAGAAAGGCGATTATACCTGCCGCTGGTCTTGGAACAAGGTTCTTACCAGCAACTAAGGCACAGCCAAAAGAAATGCTACCAATCGTGGACAAGCCAACGATTCAATATATTGTAGAAGAGGCTGTCGCTGCTGGAATTGAAGACATTATCATCGTTAGCGGTCGCGGAAAGCGTGCTATTGAAGATCATTTCGATAAATCATATGAGCTTGAAGAAACGCTTATCAAGAAGCAAAAAGACAAGATGTTAAAAGAAGTACAACAAATTTCTAATCTCGCTAACATTCACTACATTCGCCAAAAAGAACCTAAAGGACTTGGTCATGCCATTAATTGTGCTAGCCGTTTCATCGGCAATGAACCTTTCGCTGTTCTCCTTGGTGATGACATTGTAAAATCAGATCAACCATGTATCGGCCAGCTAATGGATAGCTACAATCGTTACCGCACTTCAATCGTAGGTGTTCAACAAGTGGCTGACGATGCTGTTTCTAAATACGGAATCATCTCTCCTAAGGGAGAACAAATTGACAACGGCATTATTCCAATTAAGTCACTCGTTGAGAAACCATCCCTTGAAGAGGCACCTTCTAATTATGCCATTCTTGGACGCTACATCTTAACACCTGAAATCTTCTCTATTCTTGAGAACCTACCTAAAGGGGCAGGCGGAGAAATTCAGCTTACAGATGCGATCAAGGTGCTAAATGAGCAGCAAGCAGTCTTTGCTCATGAGTTCGAAGGTCAACGTTATGACGTTGGTGATAAATTCGGATTTATAAAAGCAACAGTTGATTTTGCCCTTAATCGTCCAGATCTCCAAAAAGATGTGATGAACTATTTAAAACAAGTTGTGGATCAAGAACTCACAACAAATAAATAA
- a CDS encoding glycosyltransferase family 2 protein, whose amino-acid sequence MKELFFSVLLVVKNEERYIRKLLEGVLQQEFPQDSYEILVVDGMSSDRTKDIIEDVSSKNPGRIRLFENPKETLPTGWNLAIQNAKGQYILRVDGHTMIPTNFLTSYYDLTQRQPDMDCVGGVIRTEGKGFWGTINAYVYSHPMGVGNSMFRITKSSSKWEGRVDTVPYGAYKREVFQKAGLFNENLRRSEDIEFHARVRNQGGKFYLSSEIASTYYARDSLKAFVQKSYADGKWGIIASRSTRGVMRFRQLAPLMAFLTGTGLGIGALFNNAFLISLITLVTIYMMMIGISSLGVIKKHGFRAYFPTVMQFFLLHFTRGLGLVGGYFSKQYWKVKTGHEKWARITTDHIS is encoded by the coding sequence ATGAAAGAATTGTTCTTTTCCGTGCTTCTCGTCGTGAAGAATGAAGAGAGGTATATACGAAAGTTGCTGGAAGGTGTCTTGCAACAGGAGTTTCCTCAAGATTCATATGAAATTCTAGTAGTAGATGGAATGTCGTCCGATCGAACGAAGGATATTATAGAAGATGTTAGTAGTAAGAACCCGGGAAGAATACGGTTGTTTGAAAACCCAAAAGAGACGTTGCCGACAGGATGGAATCTTGCCATTCAAAATGCGAAAGGGCAATACATTCTACGAGTAGATGGTCATACTATGATTCCAACTAATTTCCTTACGAGTTATTACGACTTAACTCAGCGTCAGCCAGATATGGACTGCGTTGGTGGAGTCATTCGAACGGAAGGAAAAGGGTTCTGGGGAACGATTAATGCTTATGTTTACTCACATCCTATGGGCGTTGGGAACTCTATGTTCCGCATCACTAAAAGCTCTAGCAAATGGGAAGGGCGAGTAGATACTGTGCCATATGGCGCTTACAAACGTGAAGTGTTCCAGAAAGCCGGATTATTCAACGAAAACTTAAGAAGAAGTGAAGATATTGAATTTCATGCGAGAGTACGGAATCAGGGTGGCAAGTTTTATTTATCAAGCGAAATTGCTTCCACTTACTACGCAAGAGATAGTCTGAAAGCATTTGTTCAGAAATCCTATGCAGATGGAAAATGGGGTATTATTGCATCGAGAAGTACTCGAGGTGTGATGAGATTCCGACAGCTTGCTCCGTTAATGGCATTTCTAACTGGAACAGGTCTTGGAATTGGAGCGCTATTTAACAATGCGTTTCTAATTAGCTTAATCACGCTCGTTACTATTTATATGATGATGATCGGCATTTCTTCGCTAGGAGTTATTAAAAAACATGGTTTCCGCGCTTATTTCCCAACTGTGATGCAGTTCTTTTTGCTTCACTTTACGAGAGGACTTGGACTAGTAGGCGGATACTTTAGCAAACAATACTGGAAGGTGAAGACCGGTCATGAAAAATGGGCAAGAATTACTACCGACCACATTTCTTGA
- a CDS encoding LuxR C-terminal-related transcriptional regulator — protein sequence MNLPDNPNQEQIQSKAFPFNITREKELAVFSRLLDQNGSSILSVYGQPGTGKSELMTHYQKEASDRDIVFYLVNAQYSKAEPSAFLQLLLEQMGASNLYISPLEAINMHIQHLEQQGIRFVIAIDSYERFEKLDEWFRQSFLPSLPSSSILIFCGRKKLRESWRASIWYPFITSIELKGFSIGQYDSAFRTLKPELTKLAWQFSSGNPYALSLCVQKLNETQEWNEKDEQKIYRTVVQEWLSELEDDRLLPYIEVASIGHYIQQEKLEVMLDQTISRKDFEALVSLSFFEETESGWQLNTLFQRAMRDDLRRRKPTYYHQLWKRALLYCRSFFKHDRVMDSTEISEFFYLLGEPMMRASLFDHDTLSTYSMTSASSDDWDEVLPYLKSHPTMNDAGEASFVNDQSSQGFHQRAPKSGDKESAYITKEMIESVGIQHVKLLRHRGGKVIGIAFLIPIQSSTLKKLQQSPVTRSYFKRLSSSEEKRILSQDKPAGWVIRYLGVKNVNQIEDRQALLYHLLPLVLTEGILVASTPLPFYQDLLEQFRFNELHDAMHFDYGPDRPSRTYELDLRNARLSQYLETFAQALGVNLTETPHHPFQFTPREEEVVTLVIQGYSNANLAAELSLSEVTIKKHLSRIYEKTGVKNRTQLTRIMLEWK from the coding sequence ATGAACCTTCCAGATAACCCCAATCAAGAACAAATTCAGTCGAAGGCTTTTCCGTTTAATATTACGAGAGAAAAAGAGTTAGCCGTATTTTCTCGTTTGCTAGATCAAAACGGTAGCAGCATTCTATCCGTATATGGACAGCCCGGGACAGGTAAAAGTGAGCTAATGACGCATTATCAAAAGGAAGCGTCAGACAGAGATATTGTTTTCTACCTTGTAAACGCACAGTATTCAAAGGCTGAACCATCCGCTTTTCTTCAATTACTATTGGAGCAAATGGGAGCATCTAACCTATACATTTCGCCTCTTGAAGCAATTAATATGCACATCCAACATCTTGAACAACAAGGAATTCGTTTCGTCATAGCCATTGACTCATATGAACGCTTTGAAAAATTAGATGAATGGTTCAGGCAATCTTTCCTTCCATCTCTTCCCTCTTCAAGCATTCTCATTTTTTGCGGGCGCAAAAAGCTCAGGGAATCCTGGAGGGCATCGATCTGGTATCCTTTCATTACTTCCATTGAATTAAAAGGTTTCAGCATCGGACAGTATGATTCTGCCTTTCGCACTCTTAAACCAGAGCTCACTAAGTTAGCCTGGCAATTTTCAAGTGGTAATCCCTATGCATTATCGCTTTGCGTTCAGAAACTAAACGAGACGCAGGAATGGAATGAAAAGGATGAGCAGAAAATTTATAGAACCGTCGTCCAAGAATGGCTAAGTGAACTTGAAGATGATCGCCTCCTTCCCTACATAGAAGTGGCGTCGATTGGTCACTACATTCAACAGGAAAAGCTTGAAGTAATGCTGGATCAAACGATCTCGCGAAAAGATTTTGAAGCACTCGTATCCCTTTCCTTTTTTGAGGAAACAGAGTCAGGGTGGCAGCTTAACACTCTTTTTCAACGGGCAATGAGAGACGACCTGCGTAGAAGAAAACCCACGTATTATCATCAATTATGGAAACGCGCCCTGCTCTATTGTCGATCCTTTTTTAAGCATGATCGTGTAATGGATTCCACCGAAATTAGCGAATTCTTCTACTTGCTTGGTGAACCAATGATGCGTGCTTCTTTATTTGATCATGACACGCTTTCTACCTATAGTATGACATCTGCTAGCTCAGACGATTGGGACGAGGTTCTTCCTTATTTGAAGAGCCATCCCACGATGAATGACGCCGGCGAAGCCTCGTTCGTTAATGATCAAAGTAGCCAGGGTTTTCATCAACGTGCTCCAAAGAGCGGCGATAAGGAGTCCGCCTATATAACGAAGGAAATGATTGAGTCTGTAGGGATTCAGCATGTGAAACTGCTACGTCACCGTGGTGGAAAAGTCATTGGAATCGCTTTTCTTATTCCAATCCAGTCCAGCACGCTTAAGAAGCTACAGCAAAGCCCTGTTACAAGAAGTTATTTTAAGAGGCTGTCTTCTTCAGAAGAAAAACGTATTTTGTCTCAGGATAAGCCAGCAGGGTGGGTCATTCGATACCTCGGTGTTAAAAATGTGAATCAAATAGAAGATCGCCAGGCACTTTTGTATCATCTTCTGCCTCTTGTTCTAACAGAAGGAATTCTCGTTGCATCGACACCGCTTCCTTTTTATCAAGATTTATTAGAGCAGTTCCGTTTCAACGAATTACACGATGCAATGCATTTTGACTATGGTCCCGACCGCCCTTCCAGGACTTATGAACTTGATTTAAGAAACGCTCGTCTTTCCCAGTACCTTGAAACATTCGCACAGGCGCTCGGCGTAAATCTAACGGAAACACCGCACCATCCATTTCAGTTTACCCCGCGTGAAGAAGAGGTTGTTACACTCGTCATCCAAGGATACTCAAATGCTAATCTTGCTGCTGAACTCTCCTTAAGCGAAGTGACTATCAAAAAGCATTTAAGTCGAATTTACGAAAAAACGGGTGTAAAGAACCGCACGCAGCTAACGCGTATTATGCTTGAGTGGAAATAA
- a CDS encoding CDP-alcohol phosphatidyltransferase family protein, whose amino-acid sequence MKNGQELLPTTFLDNETILAYRKQSQTLSYKEDLWSWYVLRRISIYLTILFCKMRIKPNTISWMSVFFILISGLSLVIATPLSIILAALFYNIGYLLDCVDGEVARITKQTSSKGYYIDIIIQAAALPVFLSMVLTVLRQAGMLDVSILEMVLVYATFVAIIMALLVPIAYQLTKLTMSQSTTQDPVNSIRDGSLFFDIVAVLLGLPGFFVAVVVIIIVEQLTGVDLLLYYISFFLAMLVLKTGLRVFITSRSFDKS is encoded by the coding sequence ATGAAAAATGGGCAAGAATTACTACCGACCACATTTCTTGATAATGAGACGATCCTTGCATATCGTAAGCAGTCTCAAACATTAAGTTACAAAGAAGATCTGTGGTCATGGTACGTACTGCGTCGAATTTCGATTTACCTTACAATTCTTTTTTGTAAGATGCGTATAAAACCAAATACGATAAGCTGGATGAGTGTATTCTTCATTCTCATATCAGGCTTATCACTTGTGATTGCTACACCACTATCCATTATACTTGCGGCGCTCTTTTACAATATCGGTTATTTACTTGATTGTGTAGATGGTGAAGTTGCTCGCATTACGAAGCAAACGTCGTCGAAAGGTTATTATATCGATATTATTATCCAAGCAGCTGCTCTACCTGTCTTTTTATCGATGGTTTTAACGGTATTAAGACAAGCTGGAATGCTAGATGTTAGTATACTCGAAATGGTTCTTGTTTATGCAACGTTTGTTGCGATTATTATGGCATTACTCGTTCCGATTGCTTATCAATTAACGAAGCTGACGATGTCACAATCAACCACTCAAGATCCTGTTAATTCGATTCGAGATGGATCATTATTCTTTGATATTGTAGCTGTTCTGCTCGGTCTACCTGGTTTCTTTGTAGCTGTTGTTGTCATCATCATTGTTGAACAACTAACAGGAGTAGATCTGCTACTTTACTATATATCCTTTTTCCTTGCCATGCTTGTATTAAAGACAGGCCTACGGGTCTTCATTACATCACGTTCATTTGATAAGAGCTAA
- a CDS encoding histidine phosphatase family protein gives MNETKIYLVRHAHSSYTPDEYGRGLSLKGNRDEKSLTYLMKEKQIDVVLSSPYNRAIHTVEGIAKHHSIDIQVIEAFKERTLAGQPVEDFQSAIDAVWQDETFSYPGGESNEFARSRGVSALQNVLKTYKGKSVVIGTHGNLMVLMMSHFDDQYDRHFWENLDMPDVYCLTFQGEELMKVDRIWERTA, from the coding sequence ATGAATGAAACAAAAATTTATCTTGTTCGTCATGCTCATTCTTCTTATACACCTGATGAATACGGACGAGGATTATCACTTAAAGGTAACAGAGATGAAAAGAGCCTTACATATCTAATGAAAGAAAAACAAATTGATGTTGTGCTTTCTAGCCCTTATAACCGAGCGATTCATACAGTTGAAGGCATCGCAAAACATCACTCGATAGACATTCAAGTTATAGAAGCATTTAAAGAGCGAACACTTGCAGGGCAACCTGTTGAGGATTTCCAATCCGCGATCGACGCTGTTTGGCAAGATGAAACGTTTAGCTACCCTGGTGGTGAATCCAACGAATTCGCTCGTAGCCGAGGAGTGAGCGCCCTTCAAAACGTACTTAAAACATACAAAGGAAAAAGCGTAGTGATTGGTACTCACGGGAATTTAATGGTTCTCATGATGAGTCATTTCGATGATCAGTACGATAGACACTTTTGGGAAAATCTCGATATGCCTGATGTGTATTGCCTCACCTTTCAAGGAGAAGAGTTAATGAAGGTGGACCGTATTTGGGAAAGAACAGCATAA
- a CDS encoding CDP-glycerol glycerophosphotransferase family protein — protein sequence MKKLLRMLKIYPLMKAFSRLLFVALGRFPANKRLVIFESFSGKQYSCNPRAIYEYLLEHDYDLDMIWSVEESHAESFRKRGIPTVRRFSLRWFYLMARARYWVTNSRMSLWIPKPSHTVYVQTWHGTPLKKLAGDMEEVYMPGTNTLSYKDNFYKEAAKWDYLISPNRYSSEIFERAFGFKKNMVESGYPRNDRLHLENHQEKIDALKVEYSIPTEKKVVLYAPTWRDDEFYQPGKYKHELKLDLDLLRREIGEEYVIVLRMHYLIAEQFDLSLYEGFVFDLSLGVDVNDLYLISDVLITDYSSVFFDYANLRRPIIFFAYDLASYRDKLRGFYFDLEEEAPGPVVTTSEEVLHAIQTFENEGFGVFEEKYNDFYNTYCYLEGGSATKKVVDQIFVSEAK from the coding sequence ATGAAAAAGCTATTGAGAATGTTGAAAATATATCCATTAATGAAGGCGTTTAGTCGACTTCTTTTTGTGGCGTTGGGCCGTTTTCCAGCAAACAAGCGCCTTGTTATTTTTGAGAGCTTTTCTGGCAAGCAGTACAGCTGTAATCCAAGGGCGATCTACGAATATCTGTTAGAGCACGACTATGATTTAGACATGATTTGGAGTGTTGAAGAATCTCATGCTGAGTCTTTTCGTAAAAGGGGTATACCTACTGTAAGGCGTTTTTCGCTAAGATGGTTTTATCTCATGGCTCGTGCGCGTTATTGGGTGACTAATAGTCGGATGTCGCTTTGGATTCCTAAGCCATCTCACACTGTCTATGTACAAACGTGGCATGGAACGCCGCTTAAGAAGCTTGCAGGTGATATGGAAGAAGTGTACATGCCTGGAACAAACACGCTCTCCTATAAAGATAATTTCTATAAGGAAGCAGCGAAGTGGGATTACTTAATCTCGCCGAATCGTTACTCATCTGAGATTTTTGAGAGAGCATTTGGTTTTAAAAAAAACATGGTAGAATCGGGCTATCCACGTAATGATCGTCTTCATCTTGAAAATCATCAAGAAAAGATCGATGCATTGAAAGTGGAGTATAGCATTCCTACAGAAAAAAAAGTGGTTCTTTATGCACCAACCTGGAGAGATGATGAATTTTATCAACCGGGGAAATATAAACATGAGCTGAAATTAGATCTTGATTTATTGAGACGTGAAATCGGCGAGGAATATGTTATTGTATTAAGGATGCACTATTTAATTGCAGAGCAGTTTGATCTTTCTCTATATGAAGGATTTGTTTTTGATTTATCACTTGGTGTCGATGTCAATGATCTCTATTTAATTTCTGATGTGTTGATTACAGATTATTCATCTGTCTTTTTCGATTATGCGAATTTGAGGAGACCAATTATTTTCTTCGCTTATGATCTTGCTTCATATCGTGATAAATTGCGTGGCTTTTACTTTGATCTTGAAGAAGAGGCGCCAGGTCCTGTCGTGACAACATCTGAAGAAGTTTTACACGCTATTCAAACGTTTGAAAATGAAGGATTTGGCGTATTTGAAGAAAAGTATAACGATTTCTATAACACTTATTGTTACCTTGAAGGAGGGTCTGCTACCAAAAAGGTTGTTGACCAAATTTTTGTTAGTGAGGCAAAATAA
- the tagD gene encoding glycerol-3-phosphate cytidylyltransferase, which produces MKKVLTYGTFDLLHWGHINILKRAKDLGDYLIVAISTDEFNEIKNKKAYHSYENRKMILEAIRYVDEVIPEEHWEQKVDDVKNHDVDIFVMGDDWEGKFDFLKDHCEVIYLPRTAGISTSKIKKELLVSNG; this is translated from the coding sequence ATGAAGAAGGTTTTGACTTACGGTACATTTGATTTATTGCATTGGGGCCACATTAATATATTGAAGAGAGCTAAAGATCTTGGCGATTATCTTATTGTAGCTATTTCAACAGATGAATTTAATGAAATTAAAAATAAAAAAGCATATCATAGCTATGAAAACCGCAAAATGATATTAGAAGCTATTCGCTATGTTGATGAAGTGATTCCAGAAGAACACTGGGAGCAAAAAGTAGATGACGTAAAAAATCACGATGTAGACATCTTTGTGATGGGTGATGATTGGGAAGGGAAATTTGATTTCTTGAAAGATCATTGTGAAGTCATTTATCTTCCTCGCACAGCGGGAATTTCGACATCGAAAATCAAGAAAGAGCTACTTGTATCTAACGGATAA